The following are encoded in a window of Flavobacteriales bacterium genomic DNA:
- a CDS encoding DUF5103 domain-containing protein translates to MPKPTPPLPLLAIVPMLLPTACDSAIPLATPSRGDYWAPNALVYEDRTYSPTVRTVQLFKEGFELAPPLIELNGQDALILRFDDLDPDPQVLSYAVVHCDAQWRPTDLMPNQYLEGSPQDFLQPARQSFNTLQPFLQYDLRFPNNMMRPMRSGNYLLKVFRDGDEDDLVLTRRFMVYEQQVEIDARVMASRQVDLRDQAQMVDLTVRHPRLNVQDPFGEIHVAMLQNMRWDDLRTGFKPRFMRGHELIYDHPDQGLFLGGNEFRNFDLKDLRFATQRVARIEPGVGAGVYQAHLTAEPKRNIRVYFDQPDLNGRYFVRNDFFDGDPLGADYVMVHFTLPMPSPLGQEVFVYGAFSDWRCTPWNRMTWDRERSAYTAALLLKQGFYDFAYVTLPQGSTTADIGAIEGHHFQTENDYLVMVYFTDRMQRLDRLVGVRFVNSRRG, encoded by the coding sequence GTGCCCAAGCCCACTCCTCCCCTGCCCCTGCTCGCCATTGTGCCCATGCTGCTGCCCACGGCCTGCGACAGCGCCATCCCTTTGGCCACCCCTTCGCGCGGCGATTACTGGGCGCCGAACGCCTTGGTTTACGAGGACCGCACCTACAGCCCCACGGTGCGTACCGTGCAACTCTTCAAGGAAGGCTTCGAACTGGCCCCACCGCTGATCGAACTCAACGGTCAGGACGCCCTCATCCTGCGTTTCGACGACCTGGACCCCGACCCGCAGGTGCTCTCCTACGCGGTGGTGCATTGCGATGCGCAATGGCGCCCCACCGACCTCATGCCCAACCAGTACCTGGAGGGCTCACCGCAGGACTTCCTGCAACCGGCGCGGCAGAGCTTCAACACGCTGCAGCCCTTCCTGCAATACGACCTGCGCTTCCCCAACAACATGATGCGGCCCATGCGCAGCGGCAACTATCTGCTGAAGGTCTTCCGCGATGGTGATGAGGACGACCTGGTGCTCACCCGCCGCTTCATGGTGTACGAACAGCAGGTGGAGATCGACGCGCGCGTGATGGCCAGCCGCCAGGTGGACCTGCGCGATCAGGCCCAGATGGTGGACCTCACCGTGCGCCACCCCCGCCTGAATGTGCAGGACCCCTTCGGCGAGATCCACGTGGCCATGCTGCAGAACATGCGCTGGGACGATCTGCGCACAGGCTTCAAACCCCGCTTCATGCGTGGGCACGAACTCATCTACGACCACCCGGACCAGGGCCTCTTCCTGGGCGGCAACGAGTTCCGCAACTTCGACTTGAAGGACCTGCGCTTCGCCACCCAGCGCGTGGCACGCATCGAACCCGGCGTGGGCGCGGGCGTGTATCAGGCACACCTCACCGCCGAGCCCAAGCGCAACATCCGCGTCTACTTCGACCAGCCCGACCTCAACGGCCGCTACTTCGTGCGCAACGATTTCTTCGACGGCGATCCCCTGGGCGCCGATTATGTGATGGTGCATTTCACCCTGCCCATGCCGTCACCGCTCGGCCAGGAGGTCTTCGTCTACGGCGCCTTCAGCGATTGGCGCTGCACACCTTGGAACCGCATGACGTGGGACCGCGAGCGCAGCGCCTACACCGCGGCGCTGCTGCTGAAACAGGGCTTCTACGATTTCGCCTATGTGACCCTGCCCCAGGGCTCCACCACGGCGGATATCGGCGCCATCGAGGGCCACCACTTCCAAACGGAGAACGACTACCTGGTGATGGTCTACTTCACTGACCGCATGCAACGGCTGGACAGGCTGGTGGGCGTGCGCTTCGTGAACAGCAGGAGGGGGTAA
- a CDS encoding DUF4440 domain-containing protein gives MTRSTAFPTLLAAAALALCGTACNTAPAPAESAPPPPDVGAITAAITDMEEVYAKAAANKDVETIMAYYAEDIVSYRTGKEALQGKAALRAEMAERMEQDSLNVVPVFKVQDIFVGLDHVTEIGSWTDSDAQGNVLDHGTYMAVFRKTANGWECIREMSVSAKAKEAAATAS, from the coding sequence ATGACACGATCCACTGCTTTCCCCACCCTGCTTGCCGCTGCGGCCCTGGCCCTGTGCGGCACCGCGTGCAACACGGCCCCGGCCCCCGCCGAGTCCGCACCACCGCCGCCCGATGTGGGCGCCATCACCGCCGCCATCACGGACATGGAGGAGGTCTACGCCAAGGCCGCCGCCAACAAGGACGTGGAGACCATCATGGCCTATTACGCGGAGGATATCGTGAGCTACCGCACGGGCAAGGAAGCCCTCCAGGGCAAGGCCGCATTGCGCGCGGAAATGGCGGAGCGCATGGAACAGGACAGCCTGAACGTCGTGCCCGTGTTCAAGGTGCAGGACATCTTCGTGGGCCTGGACCACGTGACCGAGATCGGCTCGTGGACCGATTCCGATGCCCAAGGCAACGTATTGGACCATGGCACCTACATGGCCGTGTTCCGCAAGACCGCCAACGGCTGGGAGTGCATCCGGGAAATGAGCGTGAGCGCCAAAGCCAAGGAGGCTGCCGCCACCGCCAGCTGA
- a CDS encoding 2'-5' RNA ligase family protein, with protein MSPEENLRLFLGTLVPREICATIREAAAPHLRDRAWRAAPERQWHVTALFVGQRSAADLEVIRDAAIRIAASTALLNLHNGVLCTMGQERPTMMWLRFPPHAGLTQLHHALARSTGTTPVPWPVYTPHVTIARSKGSPNAFVETRITVPELALAELTLFRSDPGPEGTVHTALESWKLGG; from the coding sequence ATGTCGCCCGAAGAGAACCTGCGTCTTTTCCTTGGCACCTTGGTGCCCCGTGAGATCTGCGCCACGATCCGTGAGGCGGCGGCCCCACACCTGCGCGATCGCGCGTGGCGTGCGGCACCCGAGCGGCAATGGCATGTCACCGCGCTCTTCGTCGGCCAACGGTCTGCGGCGGACCTGGAAGTCATCCGCGACGCAGCGATACGCATCGCCGCGAGCACAGCACTCCTCAACTTGCACAACGGCGTGCTGTGCACCATGGGCCAGGAGCGCCCCACCATGATGTGGCTGCGCTTTCCGCCGCATGCCGGCCTCACCCAACTGCACCATGCCCTGGCGCGCAGCACCGGTACCACACCGGTGCCCTGGCCGGTTTACACGCCGCATGTGACCATCGCGCGCAGCAAGGGATCACCGAATGCTTTCGTGGAAACGCGCATCACCGTGCCGGAACTCGCACTGGCGGAACTCACGCTGTTCCGCTCCGATCCCGGACCGGAGGGCACGGTGCACACCGCACTGGAAAGCTGGAAGCTCGGCGGGTAG
- a CDS encoding SulP family inorganic anion transporter, which yields MLSHWKQDLPASIVVFLVALPLCLGIAAASGAPPIAGLIAGIVGGVVVGLASGSPLGVSGPAAGLIAIVLAAVEDLGTYEFFLAAVVISGLIQIALGFLKGGIIAYYFPNSVIKGMLAGIGILILRKQIFPAMGYDEHSVEHFTFEEADHYDQVTEFSNMMDRITPGAVVITLVGLALLILWERPFLRRIKALATVPGSLMAVAAGIFLAMLFQGHALLEVGLGHYVELPDLPNLGNLGDADLSGIIVMPDFSALMSYKLWTVAFTLAIVASLETLLCVEATDKLDPWKRVTPANRELHAQGLGNTLSGLIGGLPITQVIVRSSANIQSGGRTKLSAVLHGMLLLLCVLAIPGVLRLIPNASLAAVLLMVGYKLAKPSQFKTMWKAGFMQFAPFIVTVVGVAFIDLLTGVFLGLGVAIIHILWKNYSTPFHFDPSKHLPGMPIHIELSEDVTFLNKAGVKRTLGELPDGAKVIIDARRTVDLDPDVREIIEEFIGEAAKRGISCELVGFKDRTQRGKRPTELGEQVREVAERITP from the coding sequence ATGTTGTCCCATTGGAAACAGGACCTTCCTGCCTCCATCGTCGTCTTCCTCGTGGCGCTGCCACTCTGCCTTGGCATCGCGGCAGCATCCGGCGCGCCACCCATCGCGGGTCTCATCGCGGGCATCGTGGGCGGCGTGGTGGTGGGGCTGGCCAGCGGCTCCCCCCTGGGTGTCAGCGGCCCGGCGGCGGGCCTTATCGCCATTGTGCTCGCCGCGGTGGAGGATCTCGGCACCTACGAGTTCTTCCTCGCCGCCGTGGTCATCTCGGGCCTGATCCAGATCGCGTTGGGCTTCCTCAAGGGCGGCATCATCGCCTACTATTTCCCCAACTCGGTGATCAAGGGCATGCTCGCAGGCATCGGCATCCTCATCCTGCGCAAGCAGATCTTCCCCGCCATGGGCTACGATGAGCACAGCGTGGAGCACTTCACCTTCGAGGAGGCCGACCACTACGACCAGGTGACCGAATTCAGCAACATGATGGACCGCATCACCCCGGGCGCCGTGGTGATCACCCTGGTTGGTCTCGCGCTGCTGATACTCTGGGAGCGGCCCTTCCTGCGCCGCATCAAGGCGCTGGCCACCGTGCCGGGATCGCTCATGGCCGTGGCCGCGGGCATCTTCCTGGCCATGCTGTTCCAAGGCCATGCGCTGCTGGAAGTAGGCCTGGGGCACTACGTGGAACTGCCCGACCTGCCGAACCTCGGCAACCTCGGCGATGCCGACCTCTCAGGCATCATCGTGATGCCGGACTTCAGCGCACTGATGTCCTACAAACTCTGGACGGTGGCCTTCACCCTGGCCATCGTGGCCAGCCTGGAAACGTTGCTGTGCGTGGAAGCCACCGACAAGCTCGATCCCTGGAAACGGGTCACCCCCGCCAACCGGGAGTTGCACGCGCAGGGCCTGGGCAACACCCTCAGCGGCCTCATCGGCGGCCTGCCCATCACGCAGGTGATCGTGCGCAGCTCGGCCAACATCCAGAGCGGTGGGCGCACCAAGCTCAGCGCCGTGCTGCACGGAATGCTGCTGCTGCTGTGCGTGCTGGCCATCCCCGGCGTGCTGCGGCTCATTCCCAACGCCAGCCTGGCCGCCGTGCTGCTGATGGTGGGCTACAAACTGGCCAAGCCATCGCAATTCAAGACCATGTGGAAGGCGGGCTTCATGCAATTCGCACCATTCATCGTCACCGTGGTGGGTGTGGCCTTCATCGACCTGCTCACCGGCGTCTTCCTCGGCCTGGGTGTGGCCATCATCCACATCCTTTGGAAGAACTACAGCACACCCTTCCACTTCGACCCCAGCAAGCACCTGCCCGGCATGCCCATCCACATCGAGCTCAGCGAGGACGTCACCTTCCTGAACAAGGCCGGTGTGAAGCGCACCCTGGGCGAACTGCCCGACGGGGCCAAGGTGATCATCGATGCGCGCCGCACGGTGGACCTGGACCCGGACGTGCGCGAGATCATCGAAGAATTCATCGGCGAGGCGGCGAAGCGCGGCATCAGCTGCGAACTCGTCGGCTTCAAGGATAGGACACAACGCGGCAAGCGCCCCACTGAACTGGGTGAGCAGGTGCGCGAGGTGGCCGAACGCATCACCCCTTGA
- a CDS encoding cytochrome c translates to MKRILLLLALLVAGFWLFVELTWNKHYDAPYPDIQASTDPDVIARGRYLAYGPAHCAACHMPMDRLMAVEEGAMDPLSGGWELTIPPGTFRAPNITPHATGIADRTDGELARALRYSVGHDGRGLLPFMPFQGLSDEDLTAVISFLRSQPPVDHALPAHEYTFLGKMVKALGLIPPDQPKEPPPARVQRDSTAAYGRYLANFVADCVGCHTDRDMNTGAYIGTPFAGGFYMEPDTFSQGWSFVTPNLTPDPETGHIAAWDEATFIKRFKTGRLQPGSHMPWGFVSRMDTLELKAIYRYLRSLPPTNKHIAQIVFKPGEKPAR, encoded by the coding sequence ATGAAACGGATCCTCCTGCTGCTGGCACTTCTGGTGGCGGGCTTCTGGCTCTTTGTGGAACTGACCTGGAACAAGCACTACGATGCGCCCTACCCGGACATACAGGCCAGCACTGACCCGGATGTGATCGCCCGGGGCCGATACCTGGCCTATGGGCCGGCGCACTGCGCGGCCTGCCACATGCCCATGGACCGGCTGATGGCCGTGGAGGAAGGCGCCATGGACCCGCTGAGCGGCGGCTGGGAACTCACCATTCCACCTGGCACCTTCCGCGCGCCCAACATCACACCACACGCCACGGGCATCGCCGATCGTACGGACGGCGAACTGGCCCGCGCCCTGCGCTACTCCGTGGGCCACGATGGGCGCGGCCTGCTGCCCTTCATGCCCTTCCAGGGCCTCAGCGATGAGGACCTCACCGCGGTGATATCCTTCCTGCGCAGCCAGCCACCGGTGGACCACGCCTTGCCAGCGCATGAGTACACCTTCCTGGGCAAGATGGTGAAGGCCCTGGGCCTCATCCCCCCCGACCAGCCCAAGGAGCCGCCGCCCGCGCGGGTGCAGCGCGACAGCACAGCTGCCTACGGCCGCTACCTGGCCAACTTCGTGGCCGATTGCGTGGGCTGCCACACCGATCGCGACATGAACACCGGCGCCTACATCGGCACCCCCTTCGCCGGGGGGTTCTACATGGAACCCGATACCTTCAGCCAGGGCTGGTCCTTCGTCACCCCCAACCTCACGCCCGACCCCGAGACCGGCCACATCGCCGCCTGGGACGAGGCCACCTTCATCAAACGCTTCAAGACCGGCCGCCTCCAGCCTGGCTCGCACATGCCTTGGGGCTTCGTAAGCCGCATGGACACCCTGGAGCTCAAAGCCATCTACCGCTACCTGCGCAGCCTGCCCCCCACCAACAAGCACATCGCCCAGATCGTCTTCAAGCCCGGGGAGAAACCGGCGCGTTGA
- the pruA gene encoding L-glutamate gamma-semialdehyde dehydrogenase, translated as MTDAIFHSPAPINEPVLSYAPGSREREQLLAEYDARMKRKIELPMWIGGKAVETKDRRAARPPHEHKHVLGHAHYGDKSHVKAAINAAMRAKRDWENMRWEDRAAIFLKAADLISGPYRAAINASSMLAQSKNAYQAEIDAACEFADFLRFNVHYAQQIYRDQPFSPAQTWNRLEYRPLEGFVFAISPFNFTSIAGNLPSAPALMGNTAIWKPADSQVYSAQVVMDIFRAAGLPDGVINLIHVDGPAAGEVIFSHPDFAGLHFTGSTGVFQHLWKTIGNNVGMYRSYPRIVGETGGKDFVIAHPSADPLAVATALSRGAFEFQGQKCSAASRAYIPSNLWPTVKKELLADVESFRMGSPRDLKNFINAVIDERAFDKIAGYIDGLKKDRRNISIIAGGTYDKKAGYFIKPTVAVTKDPRSTTMCEEIFGPVLTIHVYPENAWAKTLKLLDGTSPYALTGAVFSQDRQAIVEATTALRHSAGNFYINDKPTGAVVGQQPFGGARGSGTNDKAGSYLNLIRWVSPRTIKENFVPPTDHRYPFMG; from the coding sequence ATGACCGACGCCATCTTCCACAGCCCCGCTCCCATCAACGAACCCGTGCTCAGCTACGCGCCCGGCTCCCGCGAGCGGGAACAACTGCTGGCCGAATACGATGCCCGCATGAAGCGGAAGATCGAGCTGCCCATGTGGATCGGTGGCAAGGCCGTTGAGACCAAGGACCGCCGCGCCGCACGCCCGCCGCATGAGCACAAGCACGTCCTCGGCCACGCGCACTACGGCGACAAAAGCCATGTGAAAGCCGCGATCAACGCAGCGATGCGGGCCAAGCGCGACTGGGAGAACATGCGCTGGGAGGACCGCGCCGCCATCTTCCTCAAGGCCGCCGACCTCATCAGCGGACCGTACCGCGCGGCGATCAACGCCAGTAGCATGCTGGCCCAGAGCAAGAACGCCTACCAGGCCGAGATCGACGCCGCCTGCGAGTTCGCCGACTTCCTGCGTTTCAATGTGCACTACGCGCAGCAGATCTACCGCGACCAGCCCTTCAGCCCCGCGCAAACTTGGAATCGCCTGGAGTATCGCCCGCTGGAAGGCTTCGTCTTCGCCATCTCGCCCTTCAACTTCACCAGCATCGCCGGCAACCTGCCCAGCGCGCCCGCCCTCATGGGCAACACCGCCATCTGGAAACCCGCCGACAGCCAGGTGTACAGCGCGCAGGTGGTGATGGACATCTTCCGCGCCGCCGGCCTGCCCGATGGGGTCATCAACCTCATCCACGTGGACGGCCCCGCCGCCGGTGAAGTGATCTTCTCCCACCCCGACTTCGCCGGCCTGCACTTCACCGGCAGCACCGGCGTGTTCCAGCACCTGTGGAAGACCATCGGCAACAACGTGGGGATGTACCGCAGCTACCCGCGCATCGTGGGCGAGACCGGCGGCAAGGACTTCGTGATCGCGCACCCCAGCGCCGACCCGCTCGCCGTGGCCACCGCGCTGAGCCGCGGCGCCTTCGAGTTCCAGGGCCAGAAGTGCAGCGCCGCCAGCCGCGCCTACATCCCCAGCAACCTCTGGCCCACGGTGAAGAAGGAACTGCTCGCCGACGTGGAGAGCTTCCGCATGGGCAGCCCGCGCGACCTGAAGAACTTCATCAACGCGGTGATCGATGAGCGCGCCTTCGACAAGATCGCGGGGTATATCGACGGTCTCAAGAAGGACCGTAGGAACATCAGCATCATCGCGGGCGGCACCTACGACAAGAAGGCAGGCTACTTCATCAAGCCCACGGTGGCCGTGACGAAGGACCCGCGCAGCACCACCATGTGCGAGGAGATCTTCGGGCCGGTGCTCACCATCCACGTCTACCCGGAGAACGCGTGGGCGAAGACCCTGAAGCTGCTCGATGGCACCAGCCCCTACGCGCTCACCGGCGCCGTCTTCAGCCAGGACCGCCAGGCCATCGTGGAAGCCACCACGGCGCTGCGCCACAGCGCGGGCAACTTCTACATCAACGACAAGCCCACCGGTGCGGTGGTGGGCCAGCAGCCCTTCGGTGGCGCGCGCGGCAGCGGCACCAACGACAAGGCCGGCAGCTACCTGAACCTGATCCGCTGGGTGAGCCCGCGCACCATCAAGGAGAACTTCGTGCCCCCCACGGACCACCGGTATCCGTTCATGGGGTGA
- the can gene encoding carbonate dehydratase: MSKKTKTTKKNDPKLHEALLRNNKDWSKRMHKVNPKLFKELAKHQDPFFLWIGCSDSRVPPNEITGTMPGDMFIHRNIANMVLHTDMNLLSVVDYGVNVLKIDHIIVCGHYGCGGVKAAMGNEFGGYAANWVRNIRDVVRLHTDELKGIRNEDKRFDRLVELNVAEQVYDLSRTSLLRDAWANGRKVKVHGWVYSLKDGVIKDLGVTRDSYEPERRAVTVR, from the coding sequence ATGAGCAAGAAGACCAAAACGACCAAGAAGAACGACCCCAAATTGCACGAGGCGCTGCTCCGCAACAACAAGGACTGGAGCAAGCGCATGCACAAGGTCAACCCCAAACTGTTCAAGGAACTCGCCAAGCACCAGGATCCCTTCTTCCTGTGGATCGGCTGCAGCGACAGCCGTGTGCCGCCCAACGAGATCACCGGCACCATGCCCGGCGACATGTTCATACACCGCAACATCGCCAACATGGTGCTGCACACGGACATGAACCTGCTGAGCGTGGTGGACTACGGCGTGAACGTGCTGAAGATCGACCACATCATCGTGTGCGGCCACTACGGCTGCGGCGGTGTGAAGGCCGCCATGGGCAATGAGTTCGGCGGCTACGCGGCCAACTGGGTGCGCAACATCCGCGATGTGGTGCGGCTGCATACCGATGAACTCAAGGGCATCCGGAACGAGGACAAGCGCTTCGACCGTCTGGTGGAACTGAACGTGGCCGAGCAGGTGTACGACCTGAGCCGCACCTCGCTGCTGCGCGATGCCTGGGCCAACGGACGCAAGGTGAAGGTCCACGGCTGGGTCTACAGCCTGAAGGATGGCGTGATTAAGGACCTGGGCGTGACACGCGACTCGTACGAGCCTGAGCGCCGCGCGGTGACCGTTCGCTGA
- a CDS encoding DUF853 family protein produces MSDREEFIRTMEAGYATPGAHIVLGGALLNGEVPPGCQVKLPLRTLNRHGLICGATGSGKTKTLQLLAEQLSLQGVPSLLMDVKGDLSGIAAPGTVNAKITERHERLGLPYAPQGTPVELLSLSDEPGARLRATISEFGPVLLGRVLELNDTQQSVLALVFKYCDDNQLPLLDLKDLRRVLRYTTNEGKEKIKATYGQVSPATVNIILRKLIEIEQQGAERFFGEPSFDVQDLLAQRDGQGVVHIVRLTDIQDRPRLFSTFMLCLLAEVYSTFPEVGDAEKPKLVLFIDEAHLIFNTASKALLDQLEMIVKLIRSKGVGIIFCTQDPSDVPERVLGQLGLKVQHALRAFTAKDHDTIRKTARNYPLTTFYDTEKLITALGIGEALVTGLSEKGMPTPLAHTLLRAPLGRMDVLSPLEIDGLVARSVLAGRYNKTVDSDSAHEMLERRMREATEHAPPPTTKPAPRTTTRRVNDPTEVLKRQATNTVVRELARTLLGVLGLRSTSRRRR; encoded by the coding sequence ATGAGCGACCGGGAGGAATTCATCCGCACCATGGAGGCTGGCTACGCCACGCCGGGTGCGCACATCGTACTGGGCGGCGCGCTGCTGAACGGCGAGGTACCGCCAGGCTGCCAGGTAAAACTGCCCTTGCGCACACTGAACCGGCATGGGCTGATCTGCGGCGCCACCGGCAGCGGCAAGACCAAAACGCTGCAACTGCTGGCCGAACAACTTTCCCTACAGGGCGTGCCCAGCCTGCTGATGGATGTGAAGGGCGACCTGAGCGGTATCGCCGCGCCTGGCACGGTGAACGCCAAGATCACCGAGCGGCATGAACGGCTGGGCCTGCCCTACGCCCCACAAGGCACGCCGGTGGAGTTGCTGAGCCTGAGCGATGAACCAGGCGCCCGTCTGCGCGCCACCATCAGCGAATTCGGGCCGGTGCTGCTGGGCCGCGTGCTGGAATTGAACGACACCCAGCAGAGCGTCCTGGCCCTCGTGTTCAAGTATTGCGACGACAACCAGCTGCCGCTGCTCGACCTGAAGGACCTGCGCCGCGTGCTGCGGTACACCACCAACGAGGGCAAGGAAAAGATCAAGGCCACCTACGGGCAGGTAAGCCCGGCCACGGTGAACATCATCCTGCGCAAACTCATCGAGATCGAGCAACAGGGGGCCGAGCGTTTCTTCGGCGAGCCCTCGTTCGATGTGCAGGACCTGCTGGCCCAGCGGGACGGCCAGGGCGTAGTGCATATCGTGCGCCTCACCGACATCCAGGATAGACCAAGGCTCTTCAGCACCTTCATGCTCTGCCTGCTGGCGGAGGTCTACTCCACCTTCCCCGAAGTGGGAGATGCCGAGAAGCCCAAACTGGTGCTCTTCATCGATGAGGCGCACCTGATCTTCAACACGGCCTCCAAGGCTCTGCTGGACCAACTGGAGATGATCGTGAAGCTGATCCGCTCAAAGGGCGTGGGCATCATCTTCTGCACGCAGGACCCCTCCGACGTGCCCGAGCGTGTGCTTGGCCAGTTGGGCCTGAAGGTCCAGCACGCCCTGCGGGCCTTCACCGCCAAGGACCACGACACCATCCGCAAGACCGCGCGCAATTACCCGCTCACCACTTTCTACGATACCGAGAAACTGATCACCGCATTGGGCATCGGCGAAGCGCTGGTGACGGGCCTCAGCGAGAAGGGCATGCCCACACCCCTGGCGCACACCCTGCTGCGGGCGCCGCTGGGCCGCATGGATGTGCTCTCGCCCCTGGAGATCGACGGGCTGGTGGCGCGCAGCGTGCTCGCGGGCCGTTACAACAAAACGGTGGATAGCGACAGCGCGCATGAGATGCTGGAGCGCCGCATGCGCGAGGCGACCGAACATGCACCCCCACCGACCACGAAACCCGCACCGCGCACCACCACACGCCGTGTGAACGACCCCACCGAAGTGTTGAAGCGGCAGGCCACAAACACCGTGGTGCGCGAACTTGCCCGCACGCTGCTGGGGGTGCTCGGACTGCGCTCCACCTCCCGGCGACGGCGCTGA
- a CDS encoding SMP-30/gluconolactonase/LRE family protein yields the protein MTTMRLPLLPALLLITSAQAQYQGPESVEYDPVGDRYLVSNTQSSSIKARDQAGVVTDFATGLPNAPYGLEIMGDVLYACMGNGVRGFSLTTGQQVYVRNLGASFPNGITTDGTHLYITDFASGARRIYKVDPVADSHVTLVANTGQQPNGIVWDPVGDRLVVVFWGSNAPIKSYDRITGAETVLVANTGVGNIDGVTIDCNGDFLIASWSPARITRYVSTFAGGGTNLNVPGLNNPADIDFDELHQRVCIPNTGSNTVVLFDISAQCLPTSVDVVDHVSIQVWPSPTSGPLWIQGVPTGEPFTLRDALGATVLSGSTMRGTALDLAALPTGLYFLHLPLRACIRRVVKE from the coding sequence ATGACCACCATGCGCCTTCCGTTGTTGCCGGCACTGCTCCTCATCACTTCCGCACAGGCCCAGTACCAGGGTCCCGAAAGCGTGGAGTACGACCCCGTGGGCGACCGTTACCTGGTGAGCAATACGCAGAGTTCCTCCATCAAGGCGCGCGACCAGGCCGGTGTGGTCACGGACTTCGCCACGGGCCTGCCCAATGCGCCCTATGGTCTGGAGATCATGGGCGATGTGCTCTACGCCTGCATGGGCAATGGCGTGCGCGGCTTCAGCCTGACCACCGGGCAGCAGGTGTATGTGCGCAACCTGGGCGCCAGCTTCCCCAACGGCATCACCACCGATGGCACGCACCTCTACATCACGGACTTCGCCAGCGGCGCGCGCCGCATCTACAAAGTGGATCCCGTGGCGGACAGCCATGTGACACTGGTGGCCAACACCGGCCAGCAACCCAACGGCATCGTGTGGGATCCGGTCGGCGACAGATTGGTGGTGGTCTTCTGGGGAAGCAATGCGCCGATCAAGAGCTATGACCGCATCACCGGCGCCGAGACCGTGCTGGTGGCGAACACCGGCGTGGGCAACATCGATGGCGTCACCATCGACTGCAACGGCGACTTCCTCATCGCTTCGTGGAGCCCGGCGCGCATCACACGCTACGTTTCCACCTTCGCTGGCGGCGGAACGAACCTCAACGTGCCCGGTCTGAACAATCCGGCGGATATCGACTTCGACGAGTTGCACCAGCGCGTGTGCATCCCCAACACCGGATCGAACACCGTGGTGCTCTTCGACATCAGCGCGCAATGCCTGCCCACCAGCGTGGATGTGGTGGATCATGTGTCGATCCAGGTATGGCCCAGCCCCACCAGTGGGCCGTTGTGGATACAAGGGGTGCCCACCGGGGAGCCCTTCACGCTGCGCGATGCGCTGGGTGCGACGGTGCTCTCCGGCAGCACCATGCGCGGCACCGCGCTGGATCTGGCCGCGTTGCCGACCGGCCTGTACTTCCTGCACCTGCCCCTGCGTGCCTGCATCCGGCGTGTGGTGAAGGAGTGA
- the apaG gene encoding Co2+/Mg2+ efflux protein ApaG encodes MSTAISHDIQVTVRARFDAAHSDPRAGRFVFGYRVTLVNTGRGTVQLLRRQWTITDSLASEREVEGPGVVGQTPVLLPGGSFTYSSACDLRSGLGRMEGSYLMRRMDDGSMFRVRIPPFLLCWPALEN; translated from the coding sequence ATGTCCACGGCGATATCGCACGACATACAAGTGACGGTGCGCGCACGATTCGATGCGGCGCACAGCGATCCGCGCGCAGGTCGTTTCGTCTTCGGCTACCGGGTCACCTTGGTGAACACGGGCCGTGGCACGGTGCAGTTGCTGCGCCGGCAATGGACCATCACCGACAGCCTGGCCAGCGAACGCGAAGTGGAAGGCCCCGGCGTGGTGGGCCAGACACCTGTGCTCTTGCCGGGCGGTTCCTTCACCTACTCCAGTGCCTGCGATCTGCGCAGCGGTCTGGGGCGCATGGAAGGCAGCTATCTGATGCGCCGCATGGACGATGGCAGCATGTTCCGCGTGCGCATTCCGCCCTTCCTCCTGTGCTGGCCCGCGCTGGAGAACTGA